GAGGAAACAACGACTCGTGTGTGAAGCAGCTTGACTGAACACATTCATCATTTAACCCAGAAGCGAATCAGACCTGGACACAACTTCACTGGATCGAGCCCGGCTCCGTTCAACCGAGCTGCGAACACAAAACATTGATATCTGCTGAATGAAATGTCGATAAATCGATCATATCGACGCCGAATGTAAGACCGAGGCGGATGTGTTCCTAAATTATCTTCAGTCTAGTTCTCCATCGTGTGTCCGTGTAACACGAACTAAAACCTGTTAAATGTCCCGTTGTGTTAAAGGACTTTTGTGTGACGTCTCTCTGCCGTTAGAAACTCGCTGCTCGTTTCCTTCATGTTGTGAATCAGGTCTGAACCTGAACCTCCAGCTAACACGTTCACCTTCAGgtaaacacgcacacatcctTCACACTTTGAGTCTGTCGTGGAGCTCAGTGGTGAAGAGCTTCATTCAAACCCTGATCCACTGGGAGAGGAATCATTAAACTGGTCTGACAACACGACACTGGTCCTTTACACGCACGAGGCGAACGAAGGTTATTTGCTCATTTAAAGCTAATTGTCACTTTCAGGTCTCACTTCTATTTGATTTCCAGCTTTATTCCACTTTgtatcatctgtgtgtgtgtcttctgttAAACATCACGCTGTGGGGACCGTTgactgtttacacagtcacgtGAAGGGGACCGGTTGCGCTTTGGGGACCAAAATCCTGTTCCCCATGAGGATAACCCTTTTAAATGACTACTAGAGCTACTCTGAAGGTGCCCTTGAAGTTTTAAGCATTGACCCATATGACATGTTTTttctgagtgtgagtgtgtgagcatttCTCATTGGTGGCCCTACTGTTTCTAGCTAGTACTGAACccactgcttcacacacacacatcttccaaatatggtttgGTGCCACCCACTTCCTGGTCCCCATTAGTAATGATTCAAGCAGCAATGATAATGTCCCATTATCTCAAACTGACAACTTTAACACATCTACAGAGTCTGTACCTGTCCGTCGCAACATTCGTTCCCTCTGTCCTGCCTCTCTAGCCTCCTCTGTATTATCAGCCCTCCCTTCCACTGACTCTtactccttctccttctcctttctactctgtcctcctctcttgactctctctgtcctcttacgtTACAACAGGTCCGCAAGTCCCCCCCAGCTCCGTGGTTGTCTGACTCGGTGCCTGCCGTCAGAGCCACTATGcgagcatcagaaaggaaatggcggaaatctaaacacctggacgacctgctagcttatcagtctcttctctcctcttttctgcctctatttccacagccaaaagcactttttaccaaactgcaattcaagcctcattttctaacccccaaaaactcttctccatcttttccaacctcctcAACCCTcccagtccccctcctccttcctcccttctaccaagccactttgtcaactactttacaaaaaagatagatgacatacgCTCTTCATTTTCTGATGCTCCTTCCATAACCACACTtccatcaacttcatcttcatccccttcgctctcctctttcacccccctgtctcccatcaagttctgaccttggtaacctccgcccgcccgaccacctgcccccttgaccccatcccttctcacattctccagtctattgcccctgaccttcttccttttcttacccatctaatcaacacttccctgtcaactggctgtttccctaattctctgaaggaggcaagagtaaatcctctcctgaagaaacccaccctcgacccctgaagtaaataactacagacctgtctctctccttccctttgtttccaaaattCTTGAGCGTGCCATCATTAATCAACTttcctcctatcttaaccacaataatcttcttgaccctcaccagtctggtttcaaggcaggtcactcaactgagactgccctccttgctgtctctcagcagcttcacactgctagagcagcctctctctcctctgtcctcatccttctagacctctctgctgcatttgacacagtgaaccaccagatcctcatttcctcccttcaggacctcggtgtctcaggctctgctctctccctgctctcttcctacctcaattAATgcacttatagggtaacttggagaggatctgtgtctgaaccttgtcccctcactactggggtccctcaaggttctgtccttggtcctctcctcttctctttgtacaccaactccctcggctctgtcattcactcacatggcttttcctaccatagctatgccgatgatacccaactaatcctgtcttttccccgatcggaaacacaggtagcagcacgaatcactgcctgtctgaccgacatctctcagtggatgtctcaacaccacctgaagattaaccttgacaagactgacctacttttccttccagggaaagactctcccatccatgacctgactattaactttgacaactctgtgttaacccccactcagacggctaggaacctgggcgtaacactcgacagccaactctccctcactgccaacattactgcaacaacacggtcctgtagattcatgctgtacaacatcaggaggacacgcccccttctcactcagaaggcggtgcaggttctggtccaggctgtggtcatctcacgcctagattactgcaactccctcctggcaggtctacctgctactgccatcagacctttgcagctcatccagaatgcagcagctcgactggtctttaaccaacctaaattcactcacactactcctctcctccgctcccttcactggttaccagtagctgctcgcatccggttcaaaacactattacttgcgtaccatgctcTGAACGGAtccggtccagtctacatccaggacatggtcaaacgttacaccccaccccgttcactccgctctgcttcggctaatcggctcgttgctccctcactgctaaacactcatcaaaaacacgactgtttgccgtcctggctcctaaatggtggaatgagctcccccttgacatccggacatcagaaagtttacacatcttccgccgaaaactaaaaacatacctcaaccgactttaccttgaataaaaaaaaaaaaaaaaaaaaaaaactactaacaacttttgaaactaacactttagtagcacctaaatggcacttacttatagcactttgtagttttgctttattttgaagaaattgtactttcttgattcttgtcgtccttggCATGAGATACAAAAAGAGACACACCactacaaagacacaaaactactacaaagacacaaaacgATGGAAGAGAAATAAGTGAggacaaaatattttaaaatggcCACAaagaggtaaaaatacaataaagagACAGTAGAACTACAAAGTGTGTCTTTCTATGGCCGTGTTGACTCGACCATAGAAAGACACAACCAAGgactcacacattcatacacacacacagctacctTTCTGTCTTATTTTTAAACCAATGCATTTTACAAAATGCTTCTTCCAATAAAAACACCCCATAGAAACAGCCACGTTTTCAGCAGTTGATAAATTATTGTTATCTTATATTTTCATACAATTGCTGTTTTGCCTGCTGCTATGATCCATCTACTGAAGTGTTCAAGACTACACCGCCCTCTAGAGGACAGGGTGGGTATTGCAAAAGTGTTCAATCAAAcgatgacattttatttgtgcagaTCATATTCACAAACCACAGTTTCCCTCATCGTACTCAACAAGGTGCGACATGTTCTgtccagagagaggaaagaatacatgtttatttttgtattttatttactcCCTGTAATTTAGAGTTCTTCTTCCACTAAACGTTTGAATTAAACATGATTCACTTTACTGCAccgacatgttttattcaatcaCTTATAACAAATATATGATGTATGGTGGATGAGGGTTGTCTCTTTTTCTCATAGAACCACAAACATTAATAAACTCTATGAAACTTTATTGATAGAGTGTATTATATTGATCAACTGAACTTCTCATattaatttacatatatatatgtaaattaatattaatatacattGATATTGATTGATGTGACTTATTGgtaaatagagaaaaaatgCTTAAATTTCCATAAAAATCAAATCCATTACTTCATGaagtgtgttttcttctcatctGAACCACGTTCTTCCTAAAAGACAGAAGTACGAGATGCCAAACTgcttaaacatatttaaactaAGTGCATTTTTAAACGTTTACCTGATGTGACATGattttattcataattaatttaaattaatcacATTTCTAGTTAATTCGGCTCTCACGTGATCTACATTGATATCTTGATCAAAAAATGGcattttatttgtgcatttttatATTGTTCAATAAAAAGCTGAAAGACTGTGAACTGGGTCATAGTTCACTTTGTGACCCAGTTCTCTGAGATGAATCATGTAATGggatttttaatacataacacggcaaacaattatcttctggttGATACAATTCATACCCAGCTGCGGCTAGGGGACAAAGCACTCTTGTCACTTTGTCAGACTCGAGTCTATGGCCCTGAACAATGACAAGTCACTTCCTATATCCAAGTAGAATCTCCTCCTTCCGTAGAGGAAGAATgtcatccaatcagctctctgcatTGTTGCGatcaggcttagatttggtcaccttcaatctgaatgaggacccctTTGAAGTCTCACAACACAATGACATCAGGCCTCTGCTGAGACCAAAGAAGAAACCTGTTTCTCAGACCCCTGTAGTCTGCTCAGTTAACACCTATAGTCACTCCGTTGTTTCAGCACCAGGCCCAGGAGTCTCCACACATTTGAGCAGAGCACGTCACGAACACATCTCAGTGTTACCAAGTCTaaatcacacagaaacacatcttgGAATAATATTCTCTATCTATACTTGTCATTCTTTCATCATacatatctaaatacaaaatgtgccATGACAATCACCTCCAATCTTCAGACTCAGAGTGTCGTGTTTTCTTCTGTGATGAAGGTGCAGCAGAGAACTGGTtcataaacaaacagagcaaTCGTTTCGGATTAACTTCTTGTTGTAACGTGTTCATGACCTAGTTTCAGaagcagtttgttgatttgtctgGCATCATATGTTAAAACAGGTTGGAACACTGTGTGAGTCACGTTCAACTGggaaaaacaaagtgaactGGGTCATAGTTCACTTTGTGACCCAGTTCACACATCATAATCACATTTCTCAGAGATGAATCATCACCAATCTTCAGAGGCTGTTAGAAACATCAGAAATATCTTTGAGTCAAACTGAGTGTTTGTACCAAATGTGAAGAGATTCCTTTAAGGTGTTGTCAAACAGTCAAAGTGGAATCTTTCTCAAACCAGAGATATTGACGTGATCAGGGCTCATGGGACATCTCCTTGTTTTaatgctctgatcatgaagttTTATGTTTATGAGTCTGTGACACTTCAATTTCTTACTATACATTTGAGTGAGTATTATATACATGAGTGATATGGTTTAATTTTGAATTGTGCATTTTACTCAGAAAAATTATTTGATCTTAAGAACGAGCTGCTTTCTCtattcacattttaaaatgtttcaaagATTTAAAGAAAGCTTCACAAGAGGAAATTCAACCAAGCTGTCGTGCAATAcgaatgtttatttattattttttacacgAGCCACGCACAAACTAGCGACACAGAACTTTTTTTACGCCTGCACTGAATCGCACATGCAGGTGATGAGTTCCATTTAAACTGCGCCATTCATTTTAATAAGGCAGGAAACATCCATTTAGAATATGTTACAAAACAAGTTCATACTGGCCAGGATGTTCGCCACACCTTCCTTTTGATGTGAACCAGTCGGAGCCGACAACCTGCTGCGTCACAAACTTGAAGTGAATAAATAAGAGCTGCTCCCTTAAAGTTTTCATCAGGACTCACACACTTTTCACTGTTGAACACTCAGGTACGTGAACACTCACTTTGTTTCTCCTGCAAATCTggtttactgtaaatatcttgggaaggaaggaaggatatcTGCATTATCCCAGAGGGGCCATTTGTTTTACAGCCAGCGGTAAAAGATGGAGATCTTCATCCGTGTTCGTCTGATGGAAAGTTTGTTCTGTAACCTTCAGTGGAAGAAACAAATTAATGTGTTCAGGCCTAAACCTGAAAAAATCTGAGCTCTGTTCAGATCTGATCAGCTTTGTTTGAATGATATAAAACGGATGGAGTCCCTGTTTGACCCTGTTTAACACAAGATGGCCACGTGGACCATCTTAATTAACATAATGTTTTACAtgagcacttcctgttttcaggAAGTGCTAatgattttagtttgaaagaaGAAGCTGTCATTTTATATTatgttgttggggggggggatattgaACAATGTCATCACTGGGTTCGTTGAAAGTGACGGACCAGTACATGTTGTGATAAATaatatcataataattataataataccaTTAATTTCTGCAGAATCATTAAAACTAACATGAACGCCCCAGCCAAAGCcgccgcagccgcagccgccaccgccgccgcaGCCACCGCCACCGATGCTGCCGCAGCTGCCGCCTCCACCGCCGCCAGCGCTGCCGCAGTTGCTGcggccaccgccgccgccgccgccgccgcctccatAGTAACCATCAACGCCGCCGCTGATGCCGCCACAGCCACCGCCGCTGCCGCAGCAATAGCAGCCAAAGacaccgccgccgccgccgccgccgctgccgccACTGcctccaccgccgccgccgcagccCAATCAACCATCAACGACAAAGCCGCAGCCGCCGCAGCCACCACCGCCAAcaacgccgccgccgccgccgccgccgctgccacCACCGCCGCAGCCGCCGCCGCAGCCACAGCAACCATTGACAAGGCCGCCGCTACCAAGGCAGCCGTCGTAGCCTCCGCTGTCGCAGCCGCCGCAGTCACCGCCGccactgccgccgccgccgccgccgcaacCCTTGGGGCTGCCGCCGCAGAAGCCGCAGGCGTCGCCGCGaaagccgccgccgccgcttccGCCGCCACTATCGCCGCCGCAGCCCGTTAATGATCATGGTCGTCTTGATGTGGGATCATGTGAACATCTGAGCAGCGAGATGTTACCAATCTGCTGAATAAACCTGAGAAGctgtttgttgaaaaccaagTGTCCTGTTCATTTCATCACTGAAACTCCTTCACACTTTCTGTAGATCATGTTTTTAACACATAAACCTCCAGAAATCATGATGCGTCACGTTTGGACTTTGGGTTAAAATACATAAGATATGATATGTTAGTGATCttcagaggtgtaaaaagtactgaaatattgtactcaagtaaaagtacctttactttgatgaaattttacttaagtacaagtaaaagtacccatcaaaaaaatctactcaagtaaaagtaaaaagtagttcatttaaaatgtactttaagtaaaagttacttagttacttccaacaacttgatgggggccgctcctatacagcacaaaaaggacaagggttcataaatccaatccaaaaacagttatttttaattaaaggagaatctttacatataTAAGTTCAATGAcgttaaaaatgtcaaacactaaacatttaacatgtcaacacaacatttaagaagttctgggaggacatgtcaagacatgaaccacatgacagctaaaataataaagttaaaatgccgctgtcccactctatatttaaacttttggttaaactttggtccacctttagagcactagtctacaaactcttgttgagtttgaacagcagttggggggggggggggggggggcgccaggagtgaagcgCCAAATGTTCTAGGGCCTGCCCTgtgtagcgcagtgattctcaaactgtgtggtgcgGAGGCATATcaggtggggcgcgcgaccggTACGGGAAAATGCGAGGTGGGActgctccctgtgcagtgttgtgcatgtcgcgcatattttcgcgaacagtgaactttacgatcagttttcatatgttgaacgtgcatgtgagggaacgtcatccactctatgcagcatctaccactgcagtgagagttGCCTTGCGCCctgaactatgtttttttttactcagtaatggacgtaatttccaatgtagcgaagtacaatacttcagtcaaaatctacttaagtaaaagtaaaattacccatttcaaaaactactcaaaaaattacagtgtacacaaaaaactactcaattacagtaacgtgagtaaatgtaatttgttactttacacctctggtgATCTTAAAGAGGTTCTTGTTtcattatgctaagctaacagatgACGGactgcagcttcatatttacacgtAGACTCCAGGAAGTGATGCCAATGTGCTGTCTGAAACCTGCAGGTCTACAAGGTTTCATAACTGATTTAGATTATAAAATACTGACTtattataaaagtaaaagtactacatcaacaatccaacttaagtaaaagtaaaaagtacttacGCAATGGGTTGCCTCTCAATGTCTAGGCTGtgccattttgataaagaatgcAGATATAGCTACTGGTAATACTCATGCCTCTACAAATGTCACTACTAGTAATATTTATaagcaacaacatttgtttattggaaaggttgGTGTACTTCTTATGCTTACCCTCTGTAATACTGTTCACACTCTATCTTACAATTCTGCGGATGAAAAGTTATCTAACAGGGATTATCTGCATGGTTAAAACCATTAAGACAAACCAATAAAGACAACAGgttatatctttaaatcttatatttaattttaaacgtgtaaaaaatagaacatggaaaacaactaaaactggtcagaacaaggcagatcttagaatgagaaatttaaaatgaaggaCCTTGAAATGATAATTTGACCATTGGTCAGGCAGTcaaaatattcatcttctgaatattttgaaatggtttagacggaaggagaaatgttatacttttatttttaaaatgtagttcctgaaaaaggaaaaagatcgCTAAATGGCAGGTGTTCCTCGTTGTTGCATGAAAACCATTACTtttagagaaagaaagaaagaaagaaagaaagaaagaaagaaagaaagaaagtcgtGTTGACTCGaccacagaaagacacacaaccaagatttaaaaaacactatataaatgtataatgtgATGGGATCTATGTTGTATCACAGACCTAATTCATCACACTGTGGgatgatggacacacacacacacacacacaaacacacacacacacacacacacacacacacaaacagctacCTTTCTTCCTTATTTTTAAACCAATGCATTTTACAAAATGCTTCTTCCAACTAAAAATCCCATAGAAACAACCTAGTTTTCAGCAGttgataaattattattatcttatatTTTCATAAAGTTGCTGTTTTGCCTGCTGCTATGACCCATCAACTGACATGTTCAAGACTGCAGCGCCCTCTAGAGGACAGGGTGGGTGTTGCAAAAGTGTTCAATCAAacaattaattttatttgtgcaGATCATATTCACAAACCACAGTTTCTCTCATCGTACTCAACAAGGTGCAACATGTTCTGtcaagagagaggaaagaatacatgtttatttttgaattCATTCACTCCCTGTAATTTAGAGTTCTTCTTCCTCTAAACGTTTGAATTAAACATGATTCACTTTACTGC
Above is a genomic segment from Pleuronectes platessa chromosome 16, fPlePla1.1, whole genome shotgun sequence containing:
- the LOC128459145 gene encoding antifreeze protein Maxi-like — translated: MNAPAKAAAAAAATAAAATATDAAAAAASTAASAAAVAAATAAAAAAASIVTINAAADAATATAAAAAIAAKDTAAAAAAAAATASTAAAAAQSTINDKAAAAAATTANNAAAAAAAAATTAAAAAAATATIDKAAATKAAVVASAVAAAAVTAATAAAAAAATLGAAAAEAAGVAAKAAAAASAATIAAAAR